A window from Schistosoma haematobium chromosome 3, whole genome shotgun sequence encodes these proteins:
- a CDS encoding hypothetical protein (SECRETED:SignalP(1-25)): MISQLVTFNVAVLFLCTFNMMNVDAFQFSAPIDFDEHGEMYIDLNNLNISLSSEYEFTASDGDCTKTIFLKPPTDHEKLFRTGLRSVSFLCKSWSLNQERSNSRGRDCLWTDLLF; this comes from the exons ATGATATCACAACTGGTCACATTCAACGTTGCTGTACTTTTCTTATGCACATTTAATATGATGAATGTTGACGCATTCCAGTTTTCCGCACCAATAGATTTTGATGAACACG gAGAAATGTACATTGATTTGAACAATTTGAATATTTCGTTAAGCTCAGAGTATGAATTTACAGCAAGTGATGGAGATTGTACAAAAACGATTTTTCTGAAGCCACCAACTGACCACGAGAAACTGTTTAGAACAGGACTCCGCTCTGTATCATT CCTATGCAAAAGCTGGTCCCTTAATCAAGAACGTTCGAATAGCAGAGGACGTGATTGTTTATGGACTGATTTACTCTTTTAA